ATTTCACCATCGCCGCAGCGATCAACGCGGTCTTTCCTGACGGCACCTATGTCGCCGAAGCTTCAAACGGCGCCGGTCTCGGCCCGGATTTTGACCGCGGCTACTTCGCACGCCAGGTGCAGAATTTGTACGGCGCGCCGCCGATTGCGCTGGGTAAGCCGAATCCGCCTTCGCTCCTAAGCATGATCGGGCCGTTCTCGACCTGCGCGCAGCTCGACGCGATGCTCTTCGGCAAGTAGCTAGCCTCGATGTCGAGGGCCGGCGGTATCATCGGAGTCTCGGATCACGGCGGTTGGGCGGTGTTGGTAACGGCAGCGCGCGATGGGACGCTTTTGGACCGTCGCCGCGTCGAGCTGGTGGACGACGATCTACCCGGAATTCCGCATCATCACGAGGGCCAATTGCTTCCGATAAACGATGCTGTCGCGCTCGTTGAGCGCGTGCGCGCTTCGGCGGAAAAGCATGCGGCAAGTGCCTTGGAAGCTGTGGCGGCGACCATACCGGACATCGTCGGAGTCGCACTTCGCCATTGTCCGGAGCTTCCGGCCACGATCGCCGAGCGCATCCAGGATTACCGCGCCAGAAACGTTGCCGACTGGGTGATGTATCGCAAAGCTCTTGCTTCCGCCGCGCAGGCGCGCGGTTGGTCTGTCTCTTGGTACGACGCGAAGAAGGTTGTCAGTTCAGCGAGCCAGGCCTTGCACGAGGATTTCGACGCTCGCTTTCTGCAAGCGCGCAAAGCGGCCGGGCCGCCGTGGAATGCGGACCACAAACTCGCATTAGCGGCGGCCATAGCGGCGTTTGACCACTAATTTATCGCAAGACGAGATCGACGGTCGATGGATACTCGTTCTCAAAGCAGTGTTGGTAGCTAATTCCGCCTCCGGCTCCATTGTAGACGGCCCAGATGCAATACTTCCCCTCGATATCCGGGAGCATGAACGTATGTCTTCCCGATGAATCTGACCAGTTCTCGTCGATGGTGGTCTTAGGTTTCTCTATTTGCACGTAGATATGAGCATCGTGGACCGGTTTCCCACTCTCTCCTGTAACCGTTACCTCGATCGCGTGCTTCGCGGCGGCTCTTGCTCCCATCGCCGACATTCCAAAAACGGCGATGAGCAAAGCTATGCAAGCCATTACAGCGTGAAAGCTAAAGCGTTTCATGATGAAACCTCCGAGCCCGCACCTTACCTGCGAGGCGCTCGAAGGCCTGCGAGCCCACTCAGATGACGATCACGCTCAGTTTTGACCTACCGTCGCGGGCTTGATCGTCTGCGCCTGCAGCGCAATGAGTGAACGGCTCAGGAAAAGCACAACAGTATCGTCCAAACCGTTATCAACTCGCGTAACCTGAACGGTCGGAGCGAAGGCGAATCGAAGATTCGCATTTGTCCCGTTGATCAGCGAAAACGTGAACCGTTCAGCCGCAGCAAGTCCAGGGACATCCAGCGAGTGGCTTTTGCTCTGCAATGCGAGGCCGAGGCGCAGATTAAGCAGCGGCAAACGACCGTAGTTGGTTAGCGTACATCGGGCGAAGGGCGCCGGCGTTTGATCGCGATCGAGGTTGGCGATGTGAACCCAGCTGGCGCCGCGACCGTCCAGAAAAACAGCGTTTTCCTCAGGCTTCCTCCCTTGTGCCGCGTCAAGCGTCGTAAACTCCGGCTCGCAGGAAAGAAAGATCGCCGGCTTTTCCTCGAGGGCCACTCGCTGCTGCTCGTATGAAGCGCTTACAAATGCGCCTGACGCAGCGATCGAACCAGCAATTACAGCGACTAGTGTCAACACCAGTTCAATGACGTCTTTCTTCTCCAGACTCATACGACCGTGTTACGAATAGGTCGTGCCCTTCGGTTTGAACTCTTACGGACCACGGCGCATTCTTTTGGCGAGGAGAACCCATATGAAATTCGGCACAATAGCGTTGGTTATCGCTGGCTTTCTTTCAGGTGTCGCCGCGGCCCAAGCCGATCCACCGGATACTGCTAATCAAGCCACGCTCCTTCGCATCACGAACAAGGTCACGTTCGCACCGGTTCAACGCGTAAAGATGCAGAAACAAGCCGATTCCGCACTCGCGAACTTTTTACTACTCCAAAACCGCAACGCACGTAAGGCGCGACTAAGGTTTTCTGCAGCCGCCGCTAGACCGGTAATCGCTCCGGCGCGCCTGCGATGAAAAAGGCGGCCGAAGCTTCTCTAACGTCGGCCGCGGCAATCGTCGCGACAGCGCGGTTGAGCGAGATGCTGGCGAATCACAAGGCGGCGCTTTCTATGCCACCCCTGCGCGGCCACGCGTGCACCCGTAATCCGCTTCGATCCACTACAACCTTTCTCGCTTGCGTCACAACGAGTCCCTGCGCCGCAGGCGGAGGTATGTGCGAGTTTGAGGTCATCGCGCGCGAGAGTGATCGGTACATGCGTCTACGCTGTATCGCCTCCGCCGGCATTGCAATGCACCTCCGTGCTTCAGATATTATTCATGTGACCGGTACGAACATGCGGCGGCTCAGTGGCAAGTTTTTCGCCGTCGAGAGCATTCGCGGGTCGGATTGAACCTTAGAGAATACCTAAGCGTAATTGCTGTATATGACTACTTTAAAAATTGCGGTTGCCGCGCTTCTTTTAGCCCTCTCGTCTCCCGTCTTGGTCTTCGCGGAAGGCAATGTCCAAAGCACGACAGCGATCCAAAGTGCTGCGCTGGGAAGTCTCACGCAGCCTGACCGCGCGCTCGTACGAAACATCCTTGGCCTGCTTTCGACCGGCCAAATAGACACAATTACCGCGGTCGCTCAGATCGATGCCGTGCTCTCGGACAGCGAAGTGAAATCGGTGCTGGCCGTAGCGAAGAAAACAGCCAGCGACGCGGAAGACGCGGGACAGTTTCTCGTCGACCTCGCGCAACGTTCGGCTAAATAGAACGCACGCTCGCCGAATAATAAGGAAGCCGCCTCCGGGCGGCTTCTTTATTGCTAGTTAGCTGGGCCGGGTGACCGAGTAGTGCCCCTTCGTGCCTTCGACCTTGGAGCTCACCGTTGCGTGCCCTTCCGAGCCGAGTTGGATGCTTTTGTTTTCTGCCGACTTGTCGTCGATTGTGGGCTTCGTGCAGTGCGCATCCGATTCGAACTGTGCGCGCACCTTGATCTCCGCCGTCTTGACCGGAAGCGGATTGGGCATCCGGACATCAAACTCGCGGTTTTCGCCGGGTTTCAGATAACCCGGACGCGCCGAGCCCGTGGCAATGATCCACGGCAAGTAAAACCGGCCGTAGTAAACGGTGATCCACGCGCACGCATCCGAGGTATTGTCAACGTGCACGGTGACATTCTCGTACACTCCCGGACGCGGCGCACCTAGGAAAAGAATTGCAGCCAATGGGAACGCGACGATAAGTAGGATCATCTTTCGCATTTTATACTCTCCCTAATGGTTACGGCAATGTGAACGACAATTCGTTCGGCTGATCGCTAACATCATAGCACTGCTCGGCAGATCCCCTGTAAAATGTGATCGCTTGCCAACAGTTGCGCGTCGAGGCCTTCGACACGTGGGCAATACCATTGCCCTCGGCATCCATTTTTATCAGAACCTGATGTTTACCGTCGGATTCATACATATAGAGGCGCACTTGCGATCCATCTACGCCGCGGCCTTGTTGATCGCGGACCTGCAATCGAACGGTTTGTTCAACTCGGGCAAACGCGCGCGACGTAACTAGTACAAGTGCGAGGACGGCGAAAACGGCAAGTGCTGCCGGCAGAAAACGGCGTGATATGTTCATCAGCTGTACGTGACTTTGTGTTCGCAGTTGGACAAGATTGTAACCAGGATGTGTGGTTGCGATAGCTTCAACCACACCATGGCTGAATGTCCCTTGCCCCCGCAATTGTACGAAAGGCTGCCCGTGCTTTGCGTACTCTTGAAAGTTTCCCAAGGCGACTCCTCATCAGGCCCAGCCACTACACCGACGGCTGGCCCCACTCCGGCTAACAAAGCGTAGATCTTGTCTCCGGTGTGGTTATTCAATTGAATGTAGAAAACGTCGGGACGCACCTCAGTCGCACCGGCGCCGAGACTGCTCGCAAGCAGACTCCCGAGCACAAAAGCAGCAGCGAAGATCTTCATAAGGCAACCTCCGCGAGGCACCTTAGCCCCCTGGGCCGCGATGCCTGCCGGGATAAGAATAAATTAATGAAGCAGCGCGCGCATGATGGGGAGCGTCAGCAAACTGTTATTGAGGTCTGCGCCGTGATTGCTGAGCGTCGTTATCGAGATGTGCTTCGACGGTATCGTCGCCGTGAACGATAGAAACCCCGACGTACCGCCGTTGGCCCCATAGACGCTGACATCGTCGACCAGAAAATTCCCGAGGCCACCCAGTAAATAGACGCCGGGTTTGTGCGCCGGGTTCTCCGGGCCCGTATAGGTCGGCTTGCCATTTGTCAGCATGCCGGGCTCATGAAACAGCTTTGCCCCGACCCCTTTAAACACGCGGCCGGCGAGAAGCGCGTTGTCCCATTTTTGAAGATCGGCGGCGTCGCCAACGAGATAGCCCGCGCCGTCAACCTGTTCCATATTCCATGCCATTGACGGCAGCAACGCGCGGGGATCGAGCGGCAAACCGTACGCCGTGGACGTATCCTTATTGTCGATAATCATGTAGCCGCGCGCCGTGTTCGGTTCGATCTTATAGAACGTTTGCGGCGCGACGCTGGTCATGCCGAGCGGTTTGAAGAAACGCTGCTGCAAGTAGGAAAAGAATGATTCCTTGCTCGCCCGCTCGACGATCCTCGCGAGCATCGTGTAAGCGGCATTGTCATATACGGTTTTGGTTCCCGGCACGAACTCGAGCTTCTGCGATGCGGACCATTCCAGAAGTGGCCCGCTACCAACGAACGGGTTGGTGTAATCCTTGTGCAGATACCACAACTCCCCGGTGTAATCGGCCACGCCGCTGGTATGTACGAGTAGTTGCCGAATTGTAATCGGAAACTTAGCGAATTGGGGAAGCCACTTCCCCACTCGATCATCGAGCGAGAGTTTGCCGTCTTCGACAAGTGTAAGTATGGCCGCGCCGGTGAACTGCTTGGTAATCGAGCCGTACTGAAAGCGCGTATCGACATTGGCCGGAACCCGATCGGCCATATCCCGGTAGCCGAAAGCGTGCGCGTAAATGTTTTTTCCGTCGCGATCGATTCGGACGACGACCGACGGAATCTGTGCCGCCGCCATCCGCGCGCGCACCGAGGATTCGATAGTACTGATTTGGGACGCGGTTAAACCCGCCAGCACAATAGCGTGTATCATACGGCGCCCTTTCTAGGGAGAGCCGGCGAATCCGGCCGGCGCTAGAGGCCGGCTGAGACCGGTTACGTGCCCTTCTCGGCCCCGATGTAGCGGATCCATTTGAAGATCAGCGCAGGCGTGGTCGCTAAGCTGTTCGGGCTGCCGTAGACGAGATAAAACTCGTTCTTGGCGGCCAGGAAGTGAAACGCGGCGCTGATGTTTCCGGCGCTGATGTAGGCAAATTGCGGCGGCTCGAAGGCGTCGGGGAGATTTCGGCCGATGATTTTTCGTGCGCCGATGTCAAATGAAGCGGTCCGGCTGAACTGCCAGTCGAGGCTCGCGCGCTCCAACCACTGCTTCGCCGTTGGCTCGGTGGACGACGCGTAATAATTTTCGTCATCCTCAAGCGCCAAGTTCAGATGCTTGATGATCGGTAGGACCGTGCTGTAGGTCCACGAGGTCAGGTGTCCGTGATAATATGGGCCGCCCG
This Candidatus Rubrimentiphilum sp. DNA region includes the following protein-coding sequences:
- a CDS encoding serine hydrolase domain-containing protein, with amino-acid sequence MIHAIVLAGLTASQISTIESSVRARMAAAQIPSVVVRIDRDGKNIYAHAFGYRDMADRVPANVDTRFQYGSITKQFTGAAILTLVEDGKLSLDDRVGKWLPQFAKFPITIRQLLVHTSGVADYTGELWYLHKDYTNPFVGSGPLLEWSASQKLEFVPGTKTVYDNAAYTMLARIVERASKESFFSYLQQRFFKPLGMTSVAPQTFYKIEPNTARGYMIIDNKDTSTAYGLPLDPRALLPSMAWNMEQVDGAGYLVGDAADLQKWDNALLAGRVFKGVGAKLFHEPGMLTNGKPTYTGPENPAHKPGVYLLGGLGNFLVDDVSVYGANGGTSGFLSFTATIPSKHISITTLSNHGADLNNSLLTLPIMRALLH